One Streptosporangium sp. NBC_01495 DNA window includes the following coding sequences:
- a CDS encoding TIGR00725 family protein translates to MTIQVSVCGPRDCTDEDRFNAREVGRLLAERGAVVICGGYTGVMAAVASGARSAGGTVVGILSRADKEHANPDLSIVIPTGVGEARNNIIVNSGDAVIVVGGSWGTLSELALAMRRGRIPVVQLGGWRLLDREGHPVAGVRHVSSPAEALAVTGLWSDH, encoded by the coding sequence GTGACGATTCAGGTATCAGTCTGTGGTCCGCGCGACTGCACAGACGAAGACAGGTTCAACGCCCGCGAGGTCGGTCGGCTACTGGCGGAGCGCGGCGCGGTGGTGATCTGCGGTGGCTACACGGGGGTGATGGCCGCCGTGGCGTCCGGTGCCCGCTCGGCGGGCGGGACAGTGGTCGGCATCCTGTCCCGGGCAGACAAAGAGCACGCCAACCCGGACCTCTCGATCGTGATTCCGACCGGCGTTGGGGAGGCACGGAACAACATCATCGTCAACTCGGGTGATGCCGTGATCGTCGTCGGCGGATCGTGGGGCACACTGTCGGAGCTGGCGCTCGCGATGCGTCGCGGCCGGATCCCCGTGGTCCAGCTCGGCGGCTGGAGGCTCCTCGATCGCGAGGGGCATCCAGTTGCCGGTGTCAGGCACGTTTCCTCCCCGGCGGAGGCGCTGGCGGTCACAGGGCTCTGGTCCGACCACTGA
- a CDS encoding ABC transporter permease — protein sequence MNALQMAVADGMTITKRNVLKIKRAPDLLGGVIILPIVFVLLFAYVFGSMMSLPGMSYQEYMIPGIFVQTIVTSAQITGYTLTLDLQKGIFDRFRTLPMSPSAVLTGQTSSDVLMNASSVIAMTLVGLVVGWRIHSEPYRAVLGFLLLLLFAYAFSWVTAAVALALRKPEVFNNIATIVSMPLVFLSNAFVDSTRLPGPLQVVAEWNPVSTVVQAARELFGNTNAAMPTPSAWPLQHAVPATLLWSALLLVVFVPLSIRLYKRAVSQ from the coding sequence ATGAACGCCCTCCAGATGGCGGTCGCCGACGGCATGACGATCACCAAACGCAACGTCCTCAAGATCAAGCGAGCGCCCGACCTGCTGGGCGGCGTGATCATTCTCCCGATCGTGTTCGTGCTGCTGTTCGCGTACGTCTTCGGCAGCATGATGAGCCTGCCGGGCATGTCGTACCAGGAGTACATGATTCCCGGGATCTTCGTCCAGACGATCGTGACGAGCGCGCAGATCACCGGCTACACGCTCACCCTGGACCTGCAGAAAGGCATCTTCGACCGGTTCCGCACGCTGCCCATGTCCCCGTCGGCGGTGCTGACCGGCCAGACCTCCAGCGATGTCCTCATGAACGCGAGCAGCGTCATCGCGATGACCCTCGTCGGGCTCGTCGTCGGCTGGCGCATCCACTCGGAACCGTACCGGGCGGTGCTGGGCTTCCTGCTGCTCCTGTTGTTCGCGTACGCGTTCTCGTGGGTGACCGCGGCGGTCGCGCTCGCCCTGCGCAAGCCCGAGGTCTTCAACAACATCGCCACCATCGTGTCGATGCCGCTGGTCTTCCTGTCCAACGCCTTCGTCGACAGCACCCGCCTGCCAGGACCGCTGCAGGTCGTCGCCGAGTGGAATCCCGTCTCCACGGTCGTCCAGGCCGCCCGCGAGCTCTTCGGCAACACCAACGCGGCCATGCCGACGCCCAGCGCCTGGCCGCTCCAGCACGCGGTTCCGGCGACGCTGCTCTGGTCGGCACTGCTCCTGGTCGTGTTCGTGCCCCTGTCCATCCGGCTGTACAAGAGGGCGGTCAGCCAGTGA
- a CDS encoding S8 family serine peptidase, translating to MILGKSLLAAAMAATIVGSTPAPAPAPQAPSQQANGVTLITGDRVVVTGRRHRVEPGPGRQEVGFTSQIREGHLYVIPSDAQSLIAQGVLDRRLFDVTQLLRWHYGDADRGDIPLITQSAAGPVPALRGARDARQLAGLGMTTLRLPKSGAAQTWKEMVGGVRTSAAGTKIWLDGRRSFILDQSTKQIGAPEAWKQGMTGKGVTVAVLDSGYDPDHPDLKGVVTQERNFSEDPDIRDTVGHGTHVASIVAGAGERYRGVAPDAKIAVGKVGDAFGPTESAILAGMEWAAVEVKAKVVNMSFGAPDMVEIDPVEQAVNTLSAQTGTLFVAAAGNDGSRQVNSPGSADAALTVGAVDRLDQVASFSSTGPREGDHAVKPDLTAPGVDIVAAAAAGTADGAHVAMSGTSMATPHVVGAAAILAQRHPEWTGEQLKAALTGSAAPSPGTTPYQQGAGRVDLVRALKQQVVAQTTDTWAAFPWDGPDERTKTGTITYTNSGDAPISLDLTAEGEVLELGTRRLDVPAGGQASVTLTIDASGKAPGDYPGTVTATSGDAAIRTVAGAYVEPESYDVTINVIGRQGQPADPWVAEIYDAKTETVIKPVFRNGVATVRLPRGDWNLHTEVMERVDGKLNHTVANSPLLVDDGDRRLTVDARQGKATKITIDDPGAELEPGFEFGLAHGAWNMSTLTSWDVNSQFFVVSAHQPGLTYTLRTTWLSKDVSPSPYVYDLVDRRTDGIPENPTYNARRKDLAKVSTTYRASGAAATGTPMAGPLFGDFPGGSMGWLVGDLPLPSTLIHYRTSGLTYESGLQVGTSLTFDGGRLTKRGQTSEVWNPAVTGPSFLLPGGSRTGDRLTFSGVGLFADGGPGRTGSDSAATGTATLAKDGEVLAKADIANCEVYQKEGCELHADLPAGPGAYTLTASTRRQVPYSTLSTGVESVWRFGSETTAKERPLPLMAVRYSPEGLDESNRAKPGGTTRLPLWIERNPGSTEAEVKSVQLEMSTDDGANWRRIPVVRTGSGWTAAVPNPRTAGFVSLRAVVTDTAGSGLTQTITRAYAVG from the coding sequence ATGATTTTAGGTAAGTCGCTCCTCGCCGCTGCCATGGCGGCGACGATCGTCGGCAGCACACCGGCACCGGCACCGGCACCGCAGGCTCCCTCTCAGCAGGCGAACGGGGTGACCCTGATCACCGGTGACCGTGTCGTGGTCACCGGCCGCAGGCACCGGGTGGAGCCCGGCCCCGGCCGGCAGGAAGTCGGCTTCACGAGCCAGATACGCGAAGGGCACCTGTATGTGATCCCGTCCGACGCGCAGTCACTGATCGCTCAGGGAGTGCTGGACCGGCGGCTGTTCGACGTCACCCAACTGCTGCGGTGGCACTACGGCGACGCCGACAGGGGGGACATCCCCTTGATCACGCAGTCGGCCGCGGGTCCGGTTCCCGCGCTCAGGGGCGCGCGGGATGCCCGGCAGCTCGCCGGCCTCGGTATGACCACGCTTCGTCTGCCCAAGAGCGGCGCGGCTCAGACGTGGAAGGAGATGGTGGGCGGCGTCCGCACCTCGGCCGCGGGGACGAAGATCTGGCTGGACGGCCGCCGGTCCTTCATCCTCGACCAGAGCACCAAGCAGATCGGCGCCCCCGAGGCGTGGAAGCAGGGGATGACCGGTAAGGGTGTCACGGTCGCCGTGCTCGACTCCGGCTACGATCCCGACCATCCCGATCTGAAAGGCGTGGTCACGCAGGAACGCAACTTCAGCGAGGACCCCGACATCCGCGACACCGTCGGCCACGGCACCCACGTCGCCTCGATCGTCGCCGGTGCCGGGGAGAGGTACCGGGGGGTGGCGCCGGACGCGAAGATCGCCGTGGGCAAGGTGGGCGACGCCTTCGGCCCGACCGAATCCGCCATCCTGGCCGGAATGGAATGGGCCGCCGTCGAGGTCAAGGCCAAGGTCGTCAACATGAGCTTCGGTGCGCCGGACATGGTGGAGATCGACCCCGTGGAGCAGGCGGTGAACACTCTGTCGGCCCAGACCGGCACGCTGTTCGTCGCCGCCGCGGGCAACGATGGCAGTAGGCAGGTGAACAGCCCCGGCAGCGCCGACGCCGCCCTCACGGTCGGCGCCGTCGACCGGCTGGACCAGGTGGCCTCGTTCTCCAGCACAGGCCCGCGCGAGGGCGACCACGCCGTCAAACCGGACCTCACCGCACCGGGGGTCGACATCGTCGCGGCGGCGGCGGCAGGCACCGCCGACGGCGCCCACGTCGCGATGAGCGGCACCTCCATGGCGACCCCGCATGTGGTCGGAGCCGCGGCCATCCTCGCCCAGCGCCACCCCGAGTGGACCGGCGAGCAGCTCAAGGCCGCGCTCACCGGCAGCGCCGCTCCTTCACCCGGCACCACGCCGTACCAGCAGGGCGCCGGGCGGGTGGACCTGGTCCGCGCCCTGAAGCAGCAGGTCGTGGCCCAGACGACGGACACCTGGGCCGCCTTCCCCTGGGACGGCCCGGACGAACGCACGAAGACCGGGACCATCACCTACACCAACTCCGGCGACGCCCCTATCAGCCTCGACCTGACCGCCGAGGGAGAAGTGCTCGAACTCGGCACCCGGCGGCTCGACGTGCCCGCCGGAGGACAGGCGTCGGTCACGCTCACCATCGACGCGAGCGGCAAAGCCCCCGGCGACTATCCCGGAACCGTCACCGCCACCTCGGGCGACGCCGCGATCCGCACCGTGGCCGGCGCGTACGTCGAACCCGAGTCCTACGACGTCACCATCAACGTCATCGGCAGGCAGGGCCAACCGGCCGACCCCTGGGTCGCTGAGATCTACGACGCGAAGACCGAGACCGTCATCAAGCCGGTGTTCCGGAACGGCGTGGCCACGGTACGGCTTCCCAGAGGCGACTGGAATCTCCACACCGAGGTCATGGAAAGGGTCGACGGGAAGCTGAACCATACCGTCGCCAACTCCCCGCTGCTGGTCGATGACGGCGACCGCCGGTTGACGGTGGACGCACGCCAGGGCAAGGCGACCAAGATCACAATCGACGATCCGGGTGCCGAGCTTGAGCCTGGTTTCGAGTTCGGGCTGGCCCATGGCGCATGGAACATGTCGACGTTGACGAGCTGGGACGTCAACAGCCAGTTCTTCGTCGTTTCCGCTCACCAGCCAGGTCTGACCTACACGTTGAGAACCACATGGCTGAGCAAGGACGTGTCTCCCAGCCCATATGTCTACGACCTCGTCGACCGTCGCACCGACGGTATTCCGGAAAATCCCACCTACAACGCCAGGCGGAAGGATCTGGCGAAGGTCTCCACGACCTACCGAGCCTCGGGAGCGGCAGCCACGGGGACGCCGATGGCAGGACCGCTCTTCGGTGATTTCCCCGGCGGGTCAATGGGCTGGCTGGTCGGTGACCTCCCCCTTCCCAGCACGCTCATCCACTACCGGACCTCCGGGCTGACCTACGAAAGCGGGCTCCAGGTCGGTACCTCCCTGACCTTCGACGGTGGCAGGCTCACGAAGCGCGGACAGACCAGTGAAGTCTGGAACCCCGCGGTCACCGGGCCGTCGTTCCTGCTGCCGGGCGGCAGCCGTACCGGCGACAGGCTGACCTTCTCCGGGGTGGGGCTGTTCGCCGACGGGGGGCCGGGCAGAACGGGCTCGGACTCCGCCGCCACCGGCACCGCCACCCTCGCCAAGGACGGGGAGGTGCTGGCGAAGGCCGACATCGCCAACTGTGAGGTCTACCAGAAGGAAGGGTGCGAGCTCCACGCCGACCTTCCCGCCGGGCCCGGTGCCTACACACTGACCGCGTCGACGCGCAGGCAGGTCCCGTACTCGACGCTCTCCACCGGCGTGGAGTCCGTATGGAGATTCGGGTCCGAGACCACGGCGAAGGAGCGGCCACTGCCGCTGATGGCGGTCCGTTACAGCCCCGAGGGCCTGGATGAGTCGAACCGCGCCAAGCCGGGCGGCACGACCCGCCTGCCCCTGTGGATCGAGCGCAACCCCGGGTCCACCGAGGCCGAGGTGAAGTCGGTCCAGCTGGAGATGTCCACCGACGACGGCGCGAACTGGCGCCGGATCCCGGTCGTCCGCACCGGCTCGGGCTGGACCGCCGCGGTGCCGAACCCGCGTACGGCCGGATTCGTCTCCCTCCGCGCGGTGGTGACCGACACGGCGGGCAGCGGCCTGACCCAGACGATCACTCGCGCCTACGCCGTCGGCTGA
- a CDS encoding radical SAM/SPASM domain-containing protein, with protein sequence MPPDLLQTSPYLTHVAPGTDPSVIYLTDTFGPTFPQGDPPAADVVFGIIGLDRQIVWQNDQRVLELLTTCAPQPYSVQQLVGRFGADRVGAAVGRTWLQRPDDLCREYRLVSGEIEVTAHCNWGCRFCPVANDPKPRQTMPMDLFEEIIAKLAEVETIDYVTFQFFNEPTLDKYFTDRVAVLARYGLQLALYTNASGLNRDKIDALSRHGVLRHLIVNLPSTDPQEFAELTGSRSYRRTVQNLEQAIRAGFRVQIVVNGVGERLVRNLTEVARRYEPLGVEVSPSLTCDRVGEVGAEYFQDVRMGGRLTGCGWPVHHANVSVRGDLFLCCNDYYQREVFGNIRDGSIDDLMSNDDAVRLRRRVFGVAEAADDFLCRRCHNQKLDFPGRDFRPIATFG encoded by the coding sequence ATGCCGCCGGACCTGCTTCAAACGTCGCCTTACCTCACTCATGTCGCGCCGGGTACCGATCCATCGGTCATCTACCTGACCGACACCTTCGGACCGACCTTTCCCCAGGGGGATCCTCCGGCGGCCGACGTAGTTTTCGGGATCATCGGGCTCGACCGCCAGATTGTGTGGCAAAACGACCAGCGGGTGCTGGAGCTGCTCACGACGTGCGCGCCGCAGCCCTACAGTGTCCAGCAGCTGGTGGGACGATTCGGGGCCGATCGGGTCGGCGCGGCTGTTGGCCGCACCTGGCTGCAGAGGCCCGACGATCTGTGCCGGGAGTATCGGCTGGTGTCAGGGGAGATCGAGGTCACCGCCCATTGCAACTGGGGTTGTCGTTTCTGCCCCGTCGCCAATGACCCGAAGCCCCGTCAGACCATGCCGATGGACCTGTTCGAGGAGATCATCGCCAAGTTGGCCGAGGTCGAAACGATCGACTACGTGACCTTCCAGTTCTTCAACGAACCCACCTTGGACAAGTACTTCACCGACCGTGTCGCGGTGCTGGCCCGGTACGGCCTTCAGCTCGCGCTCTACACCAACGCCTCAGGACTCAACCGCGACAAAATCGACGCTCTGAGCCGCCACGGCGTTCTCCGGCATCTCATCGTCAACCTGCCCAGCACCGACCCACAGGAGTTCGCGGAGCTCACCGGATCACGCAGTTACCGGCGTACCGTGCAGAACCTAGAGCAGGCGATCCGCGCCGGATTCCGCGTCCAGATCGTGGTAAACGGTGTCGGTGAACGCCTGGTGCGCAACCTCACCGAAGTGGCTCGCCGGTATGAGCCACTCGGGGTTGAGGTCTCCCCGAGTCTGACGTGCGACCGGGTAGGCGAAGTGGGGGCGGAGTACTTCCAGGATGTGCGGATGGGCGGCCGACTCACTGGATGCGGGTGGCCGGTCCACCACGCCAACGTCAGCGTTCGCGGTGACCTGTTCTTGTGCTGCAACGACTACTACCAGCGCGAGGTGTTCGGGAACATCCGCGACGGCTCGATCGACGACCTCATGAGCAATGACGACGCGGTGCGCCTGCGAAGGCGTGTTTTTGGGGTGGCCGAGGCCGCCGACGATTTCCTGTGCCGACGCTGCCACAACCAGAAACTCGACTTTCCCGGCCGGGACTTCCGGCCCATCGCGACCTTCGGATAA
- a CDS encoding ATP-binding cassette domain-containing protein: MPPAIMAEGLVKKYGDVVALDGLDLSVPQGTVFGLLGPNGAGKTTTVRILTTLLKPDSGRATVAGFDVVADAHRLRAHIGASGQYAAVDDHLTGAENLEMVGRLYHLGVKRSRQRARELLERFGLAEAADRPVQGYSGGMRRRLDLAGALVADPPVLFLDEPTTGLDPRARASLWDVISELVADGTTVLLTTQYLEEADRLARTIAVVDHGRVIALGTADELKDQVGGDRIELTMTSAADLDVVRRTLAPLAVGEMRTDATALQLTIPVSDGTASLTTALGHLAAERVAVRDAGLRRPTLDEVFLTLTGHQAGELTTAKTKEHTR, from the coding sequence ATGCCCCCCGCGATCATGGCCGAAGGGCTGGTCAAGAAGTACGGCGACGTCGTCGCCCTCGACGGGCTGGACCTGTCCGTCCCCCAGGGCACGGTGTTCGGCCTGCTCGGCCCCAACGGCGCAGGCAAGACCACGACCGTGCGAATCCTGACCACCCTCCTGAAACCGGACTCCGGCCGCGCCACGGTCGCCGGGTTCGACGTCGTCGCCGACGCGCACCGGTTGCGCGCCCACATCGGCGCCTCCGGCCAGTACGCCGCCGTCGACGACCACCTCACCGGTGCCGAGAACCTGGAGATGGTCGGCCGCCTCTACCACCTCGGCGTCAAGCGCAGCAGGCAGCGGGCCCGCGAGCTGCTGGAACGCTTCGGCCTGGCCGAGGCGGCCGACCGCCCCGTACAGGGTTACTCCGGCGGCATGCGGCGCCGCCTCGACCTGGCCGGAGCGCTGGTCGCCGACCCGCCGGTGCTGTTCCTCGACGAGCCCACCACCGGCCTCGACCCCCGAGCCCGCGCGAGCCTGTGGGACGTCATCTCCGAGCTCGTCGCCGACGGCACCACCGTGCTGCTCACCACGCAGTATCTGGAGGAGGCCGACCGGCTGGCCAGGACGATCGCGGTGGTCGACCACGGCCGCGTGATCGCGCTCGGCACCGCCGACGAGCTCAAGGACCAGGTCGGTGGCGACCGCATCGAGCTGACCATGACCAGCGCCGCCGACCTGGACGTCGTGCGGCGCACCCTGGCTCCGCTGGCCGTCGGGGAGATGCGAACCGACGCCACCGCACTCCAGCTGACGATCCCGGTCAGCGACGGCACGGCCTCACTCACCACGGCCCTGGGCCACCTGGCCGCCGAACGCGTCGCCGTACGCGACGCCGGACTGCGGCGGCCGACGCTGGACGAGGTGTTCCTCACCCTCACCGGACACCAGGCCGGCGAACTCACCACGGCGAAGACGAAGGAGCACACCCGATGA
- a CDS encoding arylsulfotransferase family protein — protein MRRSQTGEDTKDSGVFFLFSPSASYPQPFACLIDRRARIVHAWSSALEQPDPALDPPTYLRGWNHVELDGEGNLYALVPLHSLLKLRPDSTLAWRAQLPVHHDLDIGLTGVHVLTEEPRLIPWRGGTHVLLDNTVTILSRDGDFLVAHSLYDVLISHPTLRSLIDDEIGRRRASSPDLDAVARSYILNRSSGYHRGREVSRLLRDLPGSPADVLHANTVEILDAHPAGIWGHGDVLVSLRDLNLIAVLDLAARSVRWWWGPGELSGQHQPSVLPGGTVLVFDNGHGVGRSRGLEIDPSSNSIVWQYTADPPESLFCAMAGGCERLPNGNILISDAQAGRAIEVTRDGRTVWAVQIRTIRSSSAVSRTELYRISAVPAPVVTTLYGGDEAARRLAHERVRCELGDDVRLDLRSAP, from the coding sequence ATGAGACGATCACAAACCGGCGAGGACACCAAAGACAGCGGCGTGTTCTTCTTGTTCTCCCCGTCTGCTTCCTACCCACAGCCTTTCGCCTGTCTGATCGACCGTCGCGCCCGGATCGTGCACGCCTGGAGCAGCGCGCTCGAACAGCCCGACCCCGCGCTCGACCCGCCGACCTACCTGCGGGGCTGGAATCATGTGGAACTGGACGGCGAGGGAAACCTGTATGCCCTGGTTCCGCTTCATTCGTTGCTGAAACTCCGCCCGGACTCCACTCTCGCCTGGAGGGCCCAGCTGCCGGTGCATCACGACCTGGACATCGGCTTGACCGGTGTCCATGTGCTCACCGAGGAGCCTCGGTTGATCCCATGGCGCGGCGGCACCCACGTCCTGCTGGACAACACGGTGACGATTCTCAGCCGCGACGGTGACTTCCTCGTAGCCCATTCACTGTACGACGTACTCATCTCCCACCCCACCCTGCGGTCGCTGATCGACGACGAGATCGGGCGCCGCAGAGCGAGTTCACCGGATCTCGACGCCGTAGCACGCTCCTACATCCTGAACCGGTCGAGCGGCTATCACCGGGGACGAGAGGTTTCCCGGCTTCTACGGGACCTGCCTGGCTCGCCCGCCGATGTGCTGCACGCCAACACGGTCGAGATCCTTGACGCCCATCCTGCTGGGATATGGGGACACGGCGATGTGCTGGTCTCCTTGCGAGATCTCAACCTGATCGCGGTGCTTGACCTGGCGGCCCGGTCGGTGCGGTGGTGGTGGGGGCCTGGTGAGCTGTCGGGCCAGCATCAGCCCTCCGTCCTGCCCGGCGGCACCGTACTCGTCTTCGACAACGGTCACGGGGTGGGCCGCTCCCGAGGGCTGGAGATCGACCCGAGCAGTAACTCGATCGTGTGGCAGTACACAGCCGACCCACCGGAAAGTCTGTTCTGCGCGATGGCCGGCGGCTGCGAAAGGCTCCCGAACGGCAACATCCTGATCAGCGACGCCCAAGCCGGCCGGGCCATCGAAGTGACCCGCGATGGGAGAACCGTATGGGCCGTCCAGATCCGCACTATCCGATCGTCGTCCGCCGTCTCCCGCACAGAGCTCTACCGCATCTCAGCGGTCCCCGCCCCGGTCGTCACGACCCTGTACGGTGGCGACGAGGCGGCCCGGCGTCTGGCTCACGAACGGGTGCGGTGCGAGCTCGGCGACGATGTCCGTCTCGATCTCAGGAGCGCTCCGTGA
- a CDS encoding creatininase family protein translates to MLLGDLSWPDFESRAHDGYAIVPVGAVEPHGPHLPLATDTMISEYFARRLAADLDGGYVTPSIGYGVATPPFRLGGTFPGVISISGSTFMNLIGDVLVALARDGVRRFVIVNSAIDNVSFLCEAARLLTAGVPHARVMIVNWWDVVGEQFRDDLADETGVARDNDHHAALVESSLVMHIAPDSVQPDQLSSASPSERAPRRMRYHVFPLPADATTDSGIVYIADKASAGIGERVAEQVATQMRAAVRREFADHDQSHQAPLADRQGAIP, encoded by the coding sequence ATGCTGCTCGGTGACCTGTCTTGGCCGGACTTTGAGTCCCGGGCCCACGACGGCTACGCCATCGTGCCCGTCGGAGCCGTGGAACCCCACGGCCCTCATCTGCCGCTCGCGACCGACACAATGATCAGCGAGTACTTCGCCAGGCGGCTCGCGGCCGACCTGGACGGCGGGTATGTCACGCCCTCGATCGGCTACGGCGTCGCCACCCCGCCGTTCCGTCTCGGAGGAACCTTTCCCGGTGTCATCAGCATCAGCGGATCGACGTTCATGAACCTCATTGGCGACGTGTTGGTGGCACTCGCCCGCGACGGCGTCCGCAGGTTCGTCATCGTCAACTCCGCGATCGACAACGTGAGTTTCCTGTGCGAGGCAGCGCGGCTGCTGACCGCCGGTGTCCCCCACGCCCGCGTCATGATCGTCAACTGGTGGGACGTCGTCGGCGAACAGTTCCGTGACGACCTGGCCGACGAGACCGGCGTTGCCCGTGACAACGATCACCACGCGGCGCTGGTCGAGTCGAGCCTGGTCATGCACATCGCCCCCGACTCTGTTCAGCCTGACCAGCTCTCCAGCGCCTCCCCCTCCGAGCGGGCACCGCGCAGGATGCGCTATCACGTTTTCCCCCTGCCAGCAGATGCCACGACCGACTCCGGCATCGTCTACATCGCGGACAAGGCCAGTGCTGGCATCGGCGAGCGAGTCGCCGAACAGGTCGCTACGCAGATGAGGGCCGCGGTTCGCCGGGAGTTTGCCGACCACGACCAGAGCCACCAGGCCCCGCTCGCGGACAGGCAAGGAGCCATCCCATGA
- a CDS encoding radical SAM protein has product MSQPVRVWYVAAQRLCNFDCPYCVSIGSWAKSRRYDWKDPGDRETFTAITAWLGSRPFEVEVRLGSLGEPFASPFFLERAGWLTQRPGVRYVELLSNASLLKQRLPTIESAANLGKLSLWLTWHEDQMSLEKFIGAARFAQEEYGCFVVVNALLFNDTATVDRVKIAALEAGLRFNADLGYDPFAPSESFEHTGDAAAAVPLMRTADALSAVVACGGDGALTEVALLGLTSPLGRPCRAGHDYLFIDIHGQIYRCSRYAVMDRNSDGNILDPAFELSLRPERWAPCEAASGCCNKEDFLNLQAADGLRRDGIPSLGWTDA; this is encoded by the coding sequence ATGTCGCAGCCAGTGCGGGTCTGGTACGTCGCCGCCCAGCGGCTATGCAACTTCGACTGCCCATACTGCGTGTCCATCGGGTCCTGGGCCAAGAGCCGCCGCTATGACTGGAAAGACCCCGGCGACCGGGAGACGTTCACTGCGATCACGGCCTGGCTCGGGTCGCGGCCCTTCGAGGTCGAGGTGCGCCTAGGCAGTCTGGGCGAGCCTTTTGCCTCGCCGTTCTTCCTGGAAAGGGCGGGCTGGCTCACCCAACGACCGGGCGTGCGGTATGTGGAACTGCTGTCCAACGCCTCCTTGTTGAAGCAGCGGCTGCCCACCATCGAATCTGCGGCCAACCTCGGGAAGCTGTCGCTGTGGCTCACCTGGCACGAGGACCAGATGAGTCTGGAGAAGTTCATCGGCGCCGCCCGCTTCGCGCAAGAGGAGTACGGCTGCTTCGTCGTGGTGAACGCTCTGCTGTTCAACGACACCGCGACGGTCGACCGGGTGAAGATCGCGGCGCTGGAGGCTGGACTGCGGTTCAACGCCGACCTCGGCTACGACCCCTTCGCCCCGTCTGAGTCCTTCGAGCACACCGGCGACGCCGCAGCGGCGGTCCCGCTGATGCGGACCGCGGATGCGCTGAGCGCTGTGGTCGCCTGCGGCGGCGACGGCGCGCTCACCGAGGTTGCCCTACTGGGTCTGACCTCCCCGCTGGGCCGTCCCTGCCGCGCCGGCCACGACTACCTGTTCATCGACATCCACGGTCAGATCTACCGGTGTTCGCGATACGCGGTCATGGACCGGAACTCCGATGGCAACATCTTGGACCCGGCGTTCGAGCTGAGCCTGCGCCCCGAGCGGTGGGCGCCGTGCGAGGCGGCCAGCGGCTGCTGCAACAAAGAGGATTTCCTGAACCTTCAGGCAGCTGACGGTCTACGAAGAGACGGCATTCCCAGTCTCGGCTGGACCGACGCCTGA
- a CDS encoding EXLDI protein, whose translation MPNKTIYVSDEDLPLFQRAQELAGGKLSTAISVALRRYVEMEEGRQEGYEEIIVQVGQGGTGRKQRFSGVLLGEWGRTTGSRMEMFRVYRSRKDKYVLHVDRSPDWTDSLTSGSDNWLEGLLSRGAWRSYLGLADSSWGFVQGEATLEVVNTFQELRGRIPDEFYDLIADMAERPVVEDLDI comes from the coding sequence ATGCCCAATAAAACGATCTACGTCTCGGACGAGGATCTGCCGCTGTTCCAGCGGGCACAGGAGCTCGCCGGAGGCAAGCTGTCGACGGCGATCAGCGTGGCGTTGCGACGCTACGTCGAGATGGAGGAGGGCCGCCAGGAGGGCTACGAAGAGATCATCGTGCAGGTCGGCCAAGGCGGCACGGGCCGCAAGCAGCGCTTCTCCGGGGTGCTGCTCGGCGAGTGGGGACGCACGACGGGCAGCCGGATGGAGATGTTCCGGGTGTACCGCTCCCGTAAGGACAAATACGTCCTGCACGTGGACCGCTCGCCCGACTGGACGGACAGCCTGACGTCGGGGTCCGACAACTGGCTGGAGGGTCTTCTCTCTCGCGGCGCGTGGCGGAGCTATCTCGGCCTGGCCGACTCAAGCTGGGGCTTCGTCCAGGGCGAGGCCACGCTTGAGGTCGTGAACACCTTCCAGGAGCTGCGCGGCAGGATCCCGGACGAGTTCTACGACCTGATCGCCGACATGGCCGAGCGTCCCGTCGTGGAGGACCTCGACATCTAA
- a CDS encoding DUF1707 SHOCT-like domain-containing protein, translating into MRTQMEPRIRVSDGERDRVVRQLQQAFADGRLGPGEMEERLELALTAKSHGDLLPLIADLPDGTDGTDAPDDVLRLMSTGGRIRRSGDWQVPRLLRVESEYGGVRLDLSQALVRHPEIDIELRLPYGSATIILPPGATANVDGVRTGWGSVTCALPGHARPGELHVRITGELEYGRLRVRTSREWSGTRR; encoded by the coding sequence ATGAGGACGCAGATGGAACCACGGATACGCGTCTCCGACGGAGAACGCGACAGGGTCGTGCGACAGCTCCAGCAGGCGTTCGCCGACGGACGCCTCGGCCCCGGCGAGATGGAGGAACGGCTCGAACTCGCGCTCACGGCGAAATCCCACGGCGATCTGCTGCCGCTGATCGCCGACCTGCCGGACGGCACGGACGGCACGGACGCCCCGGACGACGTACTCCGACTGATGTCCACGGGCGGGCGTATCAGGCGGTCGGGCGACTGGCAGGTCCCGCGCCTGCTGCGCGTCGAGTCCGAGTACGGCGGGGTGCGGCTCGACCTGTCCCAGGCCCTCGTCCGGCATCCCGAGATCGACATCGAGCTCCGGCTCCCCTACGGCTCCGCCACGATCATCCTGCCGCCCGGGGCGACCGCGAACGTCGACGGGGTACGCACCGGATGGGGCAGCGTGACCTGCGCACTGCCCGGCCACGCGCGTCCGGGCGAGCTGCACGTCCGGATCACCGGAGAGCTCGAATACGGCCGCCTGCGCGTCCGTACCTCGCGCGAATGGTCCGGCACCCGCCGATGA